From Falsiruegeria litorea R37, the proteins below share one genomic window:
- a CDS encoding Bug family tripartite tricarboxylate transporter substrate binding protein — protein MERREFLKITGAASAGLALSGTAAFAEWKPRRPVNVILPYKAGGGTDSYARAVASAGDGLFPVPFVVVNKPGSSGMTGATEAARGRADGTTVMLTSAGSFLLTSLLRDTDVTPLDSFRIVAQIGKLTTSLMVPASSPYQSLDDLVADIKARPGEVRWAHTGNGGFHHVAGQGFLDSNELDAVGVPFKGGSATRAALIGEQVDFAMIGIQQAAGFENELRPLALNSDKRDAFMTDVPTFSEAGFEAVDVSSPIVLFAPKDTPDDVVARLEAAMKEITESQAFIDAMAERGNTPVFLPGAEAEANLKAMKDNVQSIIGALKS, from the coding sequence ATGGAACGCAGGGAATTTTTGAAAATCACGGGTGCAGCTTCGGCAGGGCTGGCCTTGTCCGGTACGGCGGCGTTTGCGGAATGGAAGCCGCGGCGCCCGGTGAATGTCATCTTGCCGTACAAGGCCGGTGGCGGCACCGACAGCTATGCGCGCGCCGTGGCCTCGGCGGGGGACGGGCTGTTCCCGGTGCCGTTTGTCGTGGTGAACAAGCCGGGCTCGTCGGGCATGACCGGTGCGACCGAAGCAGCGCGAGGGCGCGCGGATGGGACCACGGTGATGTTGACCTCCGCGGGCTCATTCTTGCTGACATCGCTGCTGCGCGACACCGATGTGACACCGCTGGATTCATTCCGCATCGTTGCGCAGATCGGTAAGCTGACCACGTCGCTGATGGTTCCGGCCAGCAGCCCGTATCAGTCGCTGGACGATCTGGTCGCGGATATCAAGGCCCGCCCGGGTGAGGTGCGTTGGGCGCATACCGGCAATGGCGGTTTCCATCACGTCGCGGGCCAGGGCTTTCTGGACAGCAATGAGTTGGACGCAGTTGGTGTTCCGTTCAAGGGCGGCTCGGCCACCCGTGCGGCTCTGATCGGTGAGCAGGTTGATTTCGCGATGATCGGTATTCAGCAGGCCGCCGGCTTTGAAAATGAGCTGCGCCCGCTGGCGCTGAACTCGGACAAACGGGATGCGTTCATGACGGATGTGCCGACCTTCAGCGAAGCAGGGTTCGAGGCCGTCGATGTGAGCTCACCCATTGTGCTTTTTGCCCCCAAGGATACGCCGGATGATGTTGTGGCGCGGCTCGAAGCGGCAATGAAAGAGATCACCGAATCTCAGGCTTTCATCGATGCGATGGCCGAACGTGGCAACACACCGGTCTTCCTGCCTGGTGCCGAGGCCGAGGCCAATTTGAAAGCGATGAAAGACAACGTTCAGTCGATCATCGGCGCTCTGAAAAGCTAG
- a CDS encoding DUF3604 domain-containing protein produces MPNHDYRRDLMGSAELSPAGPIEAGSWQSFTLTYTAGKFGIDDQGGLKVAFRTHSDMTPLQMDDPKAPGYLTVETSKGAPFEAEFSYKRNLRPWGLCITVLCKQFLKPGDQITFRIGDQRQGSPGVRTQTHIEAEHQFRITVDAFATVDYTPLEDDAQPFIKIVPGAPKLWKAILPTLRRADQPFRFVVKSEDNWGNPSDKYDGEVALRSNKPINGLPETVSFKTGDFSVILDDLTVSEDGDYTIEALIDGEVVAKSNPLRVSSKSKVAHYWSDMHGQSGETIGSGSARDYFFFAKHRSFVDITGHQGNDFQISDDFWDEINSLTAEFNEEGKFLALPGYEWSGNTGLGGDHNIWYRNEGRPIYRSSRAIVQDKSRPESDCHDVTELFEALRGEDVLVVPHVGGRFADVTYAHDASVEPSVEVHSSWGTFDWIVQDAMKMGYRIGIVAGSDGHKGRPGASYPGDAKFGAYGGLTCHLLPELTRDDLFEQFRRRHHYATTGARLFMSAEMTYGEPARVFARNPSLKNDEFEKSTTAIMGDIVQTNQDTATFNLEVSAQSPIDKIEIFDGLDLLQRVRPYGEDDLGARYQITCKGQETRGRQRLVKWDASATLTGGTISRIKATNFYNPDNQPKQVSDTRIDWTSVTTGGAQSVDLWIENAGGDAKLSIKTNQGDLEVALVDVGAEGVEVACGGMDKVLMVQRLPDVRTVTQMALSQEVAIPAKGDSAIFARVVLEDGHVAWTSPIYSFK; encoded by the coding sequence ATGCCAAATCATGACTACCGCCGCGATCTTATGGGTAGCGCTGAACTGTCTCCCGCCGGTCCGATTGAAGCGGGTTCCTGGCAGAGTTTCACGCTGACCTACACCGCCGGTAAGTTCGGCATCGACGATCAGGGCGGCCTGAAAGTGGCGTTCCGCACCCATTCGGACATGACCCCGCTGCAGATGGACGACCCAAAAGCGCCCGGTTACCTGACCGTCGAAACCTCAAAAGGTGCGCCTTTTGAGGCCGAGTTCAGCTACAAGCGCAACCTGCGTCCCTGGGGCCTGTGCATCACCGTTCTGTGCAAGCAGTTCCTGAAACCCGGCGATCAGATCACCTTTCGTATCGGCGATCAGCGCCAAGGATCCCCCGGCGTTCGTACCCAGACCCATATCGAAGCCGAGCATCAGTTCCGGATCACCGTCGATGCCTTTGCGACGGTGGACTACACCCCGCTTGAGGACGACGCGCAGCCATTCATCAAGATCGTTCCGGGTGCACCAAAGCTGTGGAAAGCAATCCTGCCGACCCTGCGTCGCGCCGATCAGCCGTTCCGCTTTGTCGTCAAGTCCGAAGACAACTGGGGTAACCCGTCGGACAAATACGACGGCGAAGTTGCGCTGCGTTCGAACAAGCCTATCAATGGTCTGCCGGAAACCGTCAGCTTCAAGACCGGCGATTTTTCGGTCATTCTGGATGATCTGACCGTGTCGGAAGATGGTGACTATACCATCGAAGCGCTGATTGACGGCGAAGTGGTTGCCAAATCGAACCCGCTGCGGGTGTCATCGAAATCGAAAGTGGCGCACTATTGGTCCGACATGCACGGCCAGTCGGGTGAAACCATCGGTTCGGGCTCGGCGCGCGACTACTTCTTCTTCGCCAAGCACCGTTCGTTCGTGGACATAACCGGCCATCAGGGCAACGACTTCCAGATTTCGGACGATTTCTGGGATGAAATCAACAGCCTGACCGCCGAGTTCAACGAAGAGGGTAAATTCCTCGCGCTGCCCGGCTACGAATGGTCCGGCAACACCGGCCTGGGCGGCGATCACAACATCTGGTACCGCAACGAAGGCCGCCCGATCTATCGCTCTTCGCGCGCTATTGTTCAGGACAAATCGCGCCCCGAAAGCGATTGCCACGACGTGACCGAATTGTTTGAAGCCCTGAGAGGCGAAGACGTTCTGGTTGTGCCCCACGTTGGGGGGCGTTTTGCGGACGTGACTTATGCGCATGACGCCAGTGTCGAGCCTTCGGTCGAAGTACACTCCAGCTGGGGAACCTTCGACTGGATCGTTCAGGACGCGATGAAAATGGGCTATCGTATCGGTATCGTGGCCGGTTCTGATGGTCACAAAGGACGCCCCGGCGCATCTTATCCAGGTGACGCGAAGTTCGGTGCCTATGGCGGACTGACCTGCCACCTGTTGCCGGAACTGACACGTGACGACCTGTTCGAGCAGTTCCGTCGCCGTCACCATTATGCCACCACAGGTGCACGCTTGTTCATGTCGGCCGAAATGACCTACGGCGAACCGGCTCGCGTATTCGCCCGCAACCCGTCTCTGAAAAATGACGAGTTTGAGAAATCGACAACCGCGATCATGGGAGACATCGTGCAGACCAATCAGGACACGGCGACCTTTAACCTTGAAGTCTCGGCGCAAAGCCCGATTGACAAGATCGAGATCTTTGATGGTCTGGACCTGCTGCAACGCGTTCGCCCCTATGGCGAGGATGATCTGGGTGCACGCTATCAGATCACCTGCAAAGGCCAGGAAACCCGTGGTCGCCAACGTTTGGTCAAGTGGGACGCCTCGGCCACTTTGACCGGAGGTACGATCTCGCGGATCAAGGCAACCAACTTCTACAACCCTGACAACCAGCCCAAGCAAGTATCGGATACCCGGATTGACTGGACCAGTGTGACCACAGGGGGCGCACAGTCCGTGGATCTGTGGATCGAAAATGCGGGTGGCGATGCCAAACTGTCGATCAAAACCAATCAGGGTGACCTTGAGGTTGCATTGGTCGATGTTGGGGCCGAGGGTGTCGAAGTTGCCTGCGGTGGTATGGATAAGGTCTTGATGGTGCAGCGTCTGCCCGATGTGCGGACCGTGACACAGATGGCCCTCAGCCAGGAAGTGGCCATTCCGGCCAAGGGCGACAGTGCAATCTTTGCACGAGTTGTTCTGGAAGACGGCCATGTCGCCTGGACCAGCCCAATCTATAGCTTCAAGTAA
- a CDS encoding LysR family transcriptional regulator codes for MNLNNKALHLFVGIIEEGSLARASQRMNLSAPAASRLIQILELEAGATLFYREHKQLIPTSEAELFYPEAVRILSAIDNIPEFFNRLSSEHTVPLRILCHPRAVNGLVLPAMTLASKRDPGLRMQLEIHPRRNLGRTIELGLFDVGISTLPLPVKEMRPTLLAKTQLHVLLPKNHAMADKTNIETNELIGEDYIAMDKHTVIRRIVDRTLAAQNLNLPVKHEVSAGAAAYRLVREGGGFTFADPLAVEPELLPSVALIPWHPISNVEYGYFETQSSRKHAAHATFVDCLNEICSQRLSGFA; via the coding sequence ATGAACCTGAACAACAAAGCGCTGCACCTGTTTGTCGGTATTATTGAAGAAGGGTCACTTGCGCGTGCTTCTCAGAGAATGAACTTAAGCGCACCTGCAGCAAGCCGATTGATTCAGATACTGGAGTTGGAAGCGGGAGCTACTTTGTTCTACCGCGAACACAAACAACTTATCCCCACCAGTGAGGCGGAGCTGTTCTATCCTGAGGCCGTGCGAATTCTATCCGCTATCGACAACATCCCCGAGTTTTTCAACCGGCTTTCGTCTGAGCACACGGTGCCTTTGAGAATTTTGTGTCATCCCAGAGCCGTAAATGGGTTGGTTCTTCCGGCGATGACACTGGCAAGCAAAAGAGACCCAGGTTTGAGAATGCAGCTTGAGATCCATCCACGTCGCAACTTGGGGCGAACGATCGAGCTTGGCCTGTTTGATGTAGGCATTTCCACCCTTCCCTTACCGGTCAAAGAAATGCGTCCGACACTTTTGGCAAAGACGCAACTGCACGTTTTACTTCCCAAAAACCATGCAATGGCAGACAAGACGAACATCGAGACCAATGAACTGATTGGGGAAGACTACATCGCGATGGACAAACACACTGTCATACGTCGTATCGTAGACCGGACGCTTGCAGCGCAGAACCTAAACTTACCCGTCAAACACGAAGTGTCAGCGGGGGCCGCCGCATATCGATTGGTGCGGGAGGGGGGCGGCTTCACATTTGCCGATCCGCTGGCAGTCGAGCCCGAACTATTGCCTTCGGTGGCTCTGATCCCCTGGCATCCCATTTCGAACGTTGAATATGGCTATTTCGAGACCCAGTCGTCGAGAAAACACGCGGCACACGCAACATTTGTGGACTGTCTTAATGAGATATGCAGCCAACGACTAAGTGGATTTGCCTAA
- a CDS encoding Bug family tripartite tricarboxylate transporter substrate binding protein — protein MERREFLKITGAASAGLALSGTAAFAEWKPRRPVNVILPYKAGGGTDSYARAVASAGDGLFPVPFVVVNKPGSSGMTGATEAARGRADGTTVMLTSAGSFLLTSLLRDTDVTPLDSFRIVAQIGKLTTSLMVPASSPYQSLDDLVADIKARPGEVRWAHTGNGGFHHVAGQGFLDSNELDAVGVPFKGGSATRAALIGEQVDFAMIGIQQAAGFENELRPLALNSDKRDAFMTDVPTFSEAGFEAVDVSSPIVLFAPKDTPDDVVARLEAAMKEITESQAFIDAMAERGNTPVFLPGAEAEANLKAMKDNVQSIIGALKS, from the coding sequence ATGGAACGCAGGGAATTTTTGAAAATCACGGGTGCAGCTTCGGCAGGGCTGGCCTTGTCCGGTACGGCGGCGTTTGCGGAATGGAAGCCGCGGCGCCCGGTGAATGTCATCTTGCCGTACAAGGCCGGTGGCGGCACCGACAGCTATGCGCGCGCCGTGGCCTCGGCGGGGGACGGGCTGTTCCCGGTGCCGTTTGTCGTGGTGAACAAGCCGGGCTCGTCGGGCATGACCGGTGCGACCGAAGCAGCGCGAGGGCGCGCGGATGGGACCACGGTGATGTTGACCTCCGCGGGCTCATTCTTGCTGACATCGCTGCTGCGCGACACCGATGTGACACCGCTGGATTCATTCCGCATCGTTGCGCAGATCGGTAAGCTGACCACGTCGCTGATGGTTCCGGCCAGCAGCCCGTATCAGTCGCTGGACGATCTGGTCGCGGATATCAAGGCCCGCCCGGGTGAGGTGCGTTGGGCGCATACCGGCAATGGCGGTTTCCATCACGTCGCGGGCCAGGGCTTTCTGGACAGCAATGAGTTGGACGCAGTTGGTGTTCCGTTCAAGGGCGGCTCGGCCACCCGTGCGGCTCTGATCGGTGAGCAGGTTGATTTCGCGATGATCGGTATTCAGCAGGCCGCCGGCTTTGAAAATGAGCTGCGCCCGCTGGCGCTGAACTCGGACAAACGGGATGCGTTCATGACGGATGTGCCGACCTTCAGCGAAGCAGGGTTCGAGGCCGTCGACGTGAGCTCACCCATTGTGCTTTTTGCCCCCAAGGATACGCCGGATGATGTTGTGGCGCGGCTCGAAGCGGCAATGAAAGAGATCACCGAATCTCAGGCTTTCATCGATGCGATGGCCGAACGTGGCAACACACCGGTCTTCCTGCCTGGTGCCGAGGCCGAGGCCAATTTGAAAGCGATGAAAGACAACGTTCAGTCGATCATCGGCGCTCTGAAAAGCTAG
- a CDS encoding tripartite tricarboxylate transporter TctB family protein, translating to MTTRVLNSNTVIGGVLTVFGLAAVAASLSINPDPDGGWGARIFPLVGSVALVVLGVLECVKGLSSSAPISPPKEEGSSPLPAIFSLVALSLAYVWLMGKFGYLISTGIAAVLVLMIFGVRNPLGLLVAAIICPAIYHFIFFVMLGVFPPYGEWFDLLDVIEGN from the coding sequence ATGACAACACGTGTTCTGAACTCAAATACGGTTATTGGCGGGGTTCTGACGGTGTTCGGGTTGGCGGCAGTCGCCGCAAGCCTGAGTATCAATCCGGACCCTGACGGCGGATGGGGCGCTCGGATCTTTCCACTCGTTGGATCAGTTGCTCTCGTCGTGCTTGGTGTCTTGGAATGCGTGAAAGGGCTGTCCTCTTCTGCTCCAATCTCTCCTCCCAAAGAAGAGGGCAGTTCCCCCCTGCCTGCCATTTTCAGTCTGGTGGCGTTGTCGCTGGCCTATGTCTGGCTGATGGGGAAGTTTGGCTATCTGATCAGCACCGGCATCGCCGCAGTTCTGGTTCTGATGATATTCGGCGTCCGCAATCCTTTGGGATTGCTGGTCGCCGCAATCATTTGCCCAGCCATCTACCATTTCATCTTCTTTGTCATGCTTGGCGTGTTCCCGCCCTATGGCGAATGGTTCGACTTGCTTGATGTCATTGAAGGGAACTGA